One genomic window of Conger conger chromosome 9, fConCon1.1, whole genome shotgun sequence includes the following:
- the LOC133137161 gene encoding ranBP-type and C3HC4-type zinc finger-containing protein 1-like: protein MALSSGGWAHTPPPAPSPPVPRAMPSQASCHTVLMSVRVSVCHSGIRPLCLPGAGDECLRLQLSMDPARAGEFRLALRDANGTRRSVPIVEFDLRSVRYEVKSSHCHELCLDTPPHDRISFNFRSEKEAQEWATVVMSSLREAHRVADSFPLPADEKQPHREPAEQHGSLPLNNTEELCVELTRAIEAGDIQAASQLATTLARQQVALKIQLSEKNYMDTEISLAVAVEDASSSCCIAVKVFPHMTVASLKQQVFLEYGFHPRVQRWVIGQCLCTEPRSLASYGVRQDRDTAFLYLLSARQARLTRQMCQQDQESALLTPAPPSNGPMSQDWRGYSTLPSRLPHGSTGNSGGGSERLGVGEIRDLLNIDMLHLNETPAPNNPKPQLGWSCPSCTFINKPTRPGCEICSTDRPEGYRQDPPDPHRLHQEKRRREELGGPAPLNGSLQHNPNPPHDQDY from the exons ATGGCGCTGAGCTCGGGCGGGTGGGCTCACACGCCTCCACCGGCACCATCTCCGCCTGTTCCGCGGGCCATGCCTTCGCAGGCCAGCTGCCACACCGTTTTAATGTCGGTGCGGGTGTCAGTGTGCCATTCAGGGATCCGTCCTTTATGTCTTCCTGGAGCCGGAGATGAGTGCCTCCGCCTTCAGCTTAGCATGGACCCGGCCCGGGCCGGGGAATTCCGCCTTGCCCTGAGGGACGCTAACGGTACCCGTAGGAGTGTG CCCATCGTAGAGTTTGATCTGCGCTCTGTGCGTTACGAGGTCAAGTCCTCACATTGTCACGAGCTGTGTCTGGACACTCCCCCTCACGACCGCATCAGCTTCAACTTCCGCAGTGAGAAGGAGGCGCAGGAGTGGGCCACTGTGGTGATGTCATCCCTGAGGGAGGCCCACAGAG tggcaGACAGCTTCCCCCTGCCTGCTGATGAGAAACAGCCGCACAGGGAGCCTGCAGAACAGCATGGTTCTCTTCCCTTAAACAACACAG AGGAGCTGTGTGTAGAGCTGACGCGGGCCATTGAAGCAGGGGACATACAGGCTGCTTCACAGCTGGCCACAACCCTGGCCCGCCAGCAGGTGGCACTCAAGATCCAGCTCTCTGAGAAGAACTACATGGACACAGAGATAAG tctggCTGTGGCCGTGGAGGacgcttcctcttcctgttgcaTTGCGGTGAAGGTCTTCCCCCACATGACGGTTGCGTCGCTCAAGCAGCAG GTGTTTCTGGAGTACGGCTTCCACCCGCGGGTGCAGCGCTGGGTGATCGGCCAGTGCCTGTGCACGGAGCCTCGCTCGCTGGCGTCCTACGGGGTGCGGCAGGACCGCGACACGGCCTTCCTCTACCTCCTCTCGGCGCGCCAGGCCCGTCTCACCCGGCAGATGTGCCAGCAGGACCAGGAGAGCGCCCTGCTGACCCCAGCGCCTCCCAGCAACGGGCCCATGTCCCAGGACTGGAGGGGCTACAGCACCCTGCCCTCCAGACTGCCACACGGCAGCACGG GCAATAGTGGGGGTGGCTCTGAGAGGCTTGGCGTTGGTGAAATCCGGGACCTCCTGAACATCGACATGCTGCATCTGAATGAAACCCCAGCCCCAAATAATCCAAAGCCACAG cttGGGTGGTCGTGTCCCTCGTGTACCTTCATCAACAAGCCCACTCGCCCCGGCTGTGAGATCTGCAGCACAGACCGGCCTGAAGGCTACAGGCAAGACCCACCGGACCCGCACCGCCTCCATCAG gAGAAAAGGAGAAGGGAAGAGTTGGGCGGGCCGGCACCACTGAACGGATCGCTACAGCATAACCCAAACCCGCCACACGACCAGGACTACTGA
- the gpaa1 gene encoding glycosylphosphatidylinositol anchor attachment 1 protein: MGLLSDPNRRRALTNLLTRLNTPLCVVCYLAGVAWFMGLAFEPFTLRTYMSENAMGSTMVEEKFGSGERALATAREFAAHKKKADGMPVDWLVKAMQSRGLEVFTQSFSRTLPFPDENKERYMVHGTNVYGILRAPRGPRTEALVLSAPCSPGNSNNQAVGLLLGLAQYFRGQIYWAKDIIFLVNEHDLIGMQAWLEGYHHTNTTGMSWTPLHGRAGSIQAAMSLELSSDVVTSLDLVLEGLNGQLPNLDLANLFYAFCQKIGVLCTIQGKLQRNDWDTSSGYNHAVQTMLLMVLKQASGRPWGDHGLFLRYHIEAVSVRGINSFRQYKTDATTIGKLLEGMFRKLNNLLERLHQSYFFYLLPSLSRFVSIGYYMPAFGLLTLILLLRALDLWVQLGSLASGTEDGLAEGEQASSTGVLSVLTPVVISHLTGMALFMLPVLSQETAVEHFPVSETEAVVLTAIAIYTAGLALPHNTHRVLTGEGTEQGWRVLKLVAVLYMAVLLGCTALINFSLGFILALTLVPIAAFVTPHMPRVLYAFLMVALSPGFTLLYCVFLYQELQEAPVSLLDGWNIFLSVISQGILDHSLYGSLVYPLLSLFIYPCWLLLWNILFWK; encoded by the exons ATGGGTCTGCTGTCAGATCCCAATCGCAGGAGGGCCCTGACCAACCTCCTTACCCGTCTCAACACCCCCCTTTG TGTGGTGTGCTACCTCGCGGGCGTGGCATGGTTCATGGGCCTTGCGTTTGAGCCTTTCACCCTGCGTACCTACATGTCTGAGAATGCCATGGGGTCCACCATGGTGGAGGAGAAGTTTGGGTCAGGCGAGAGGGCCCTTGCCACCGCCAGAGAGTTCGCTGCTCACAAGAAGAAGGCAGA tgGGATGCCAGTAGACTGGTTGGTGAAAGCCATGCAATCAAGGGGTCTGGAGGTTTTCACACAGAGCTTCTCTCGCACCCTGCCTTTCCCTGATGAGAACAAGGAGAGATAC ATGGTGCACGGGACAAATGTGTACGGAATCCTCCGGGCCCCTCGTGGCCCACGCACCGAAGCCCTGGTTTTGAGCGCCCCCTGCAGTCCAGGCAACAGCAACAACCAGGCTGTGGGGCTCCTGCTGGGTCTGGCACAGTACTTCAGGG GCCAGATTTACTGGGCCAAGGACATCATCTTCCTGGTGAATGAGCATGATCTGATAGGGATGCAGGCTTGGCTTGAGGgctaccatcacaccaacactaCCG GGATGAGCTGGACACCGCTGCATGGCAGGGCAGGTTCCATACAGGCAGCTATGTCATTGGAGCTCAGCAGTGATGTGGTCACCAGTCTGGACCTGGTGCTGGAGGGGCTAAACGGGCAGCTGCCCAACCTGGACCTGGCCAACCTCTTCTACGCCTTCTGCCAGAAAATCGGCGTGCTGTGTACTATCCAGGGGAAG CTGCAGaggaatgactgggacacctcCTCAGGGTATAACCACGCAGTGCAGACCATGCTGCTGATGGTGCTAAAGCAGGCCAGCGGGCGGCCCTGGGGAGACCACGGCCTCTTCCTGCGGTACCACATCGAGGCCGTCTCCGTCCGCGGCATCAACAGCTTCCGCCAGTACAAGACCGACGCCACTACCATCGGGAA gCTGCTGGAAGGAATGTTCCGAAAGCTGAATAACCTGCTGGAGCGGCTGCATCAGTCCTACTTCTTCTACCTGCTGCCGTCGCTGTCTCGCTTTGTCTCCATCGGTTACTATATGCCGGCCTTCGGTCTGCTGACCTTAATTCTGCTGCTCCGAG CACTGGACCTGTGGGTTCAGCTGGGGAGTCTGGCCTCAGGCACGGAAGATGGACTTGCAGAGGGGGAGCAG GCATCCAGTACCGGCGTTCTCTCAGTCCTGACGCCGGTGGTGATCAGTCACCTGACGGGCATGGCTCTGTTCATGCTGCCCGTGCTGTCCCAGGAGACCGCCGTGGAGCACTTCCCTGTGTCCGAAACCGAGGCCGTCGTCCTGACCGCCATCGCCATCTACACAGCCGGCCTGGCCCTGccacacaacactcacag ggTGCTGACGGGAGAGGGCACTGAGCAGGGCTGGAGGGTGCTGAAGTTGGTGGCAGTGCTGTACATGGCTGTCCTGCTGGGATGCACCGCCCTCATCAACTTCTCCCTGGGATTCATCCTGGCCCTCACACTGGTGCCCATCGCTGCCTTCGTCACCCCACACATGCCCAG GGTGCTGTATGCCTTCCTGATGGTGGCTCTGAGTCCCGGCTTCACGCTGCTCTACTGCGTCTTCCTGTACCAGGAGCTCCAGGAGGCTCCGGTGTCTCTGCTGGATGGCTGGAACATCTTCCTGTCCGTCATCTCCCAGGGCATCCTGGACCACAGCCTGTACGGCTCCCTGGTCTACCCCCTGCTCTCCCTGTTCATCTACCCCTGCTGGCTTCTGCTGTGGAACATCCTCTTCTGGAAGTAG
- the exosc4 gene encoding exosome complex component RRP41, translated as MAGLELLSDQGYRLDGRKPSELRKVQARMGVFAQADGSAYIEQGNTKALAVVYGPHEVRGSRSKTLHDRAVINCQYSMATFSTAERKRRPHGDRKSSEMSLHLKQTFEAAVLTQLYPRSQIDIYVKILQSDGGNYSACVNAATLAVIDAGIPMRDYVCACSAGFVEDTPLADLCHAEESGGGTSLALALLPRSGQIALLQMDARLHQDHLDPLIEAAMTACKGLSDVLDSVVRQHLQEVSVLTRD; from the exons ATGGCCGGCTTGGAACTGTTGTCAGACCAGGGATACCGACTGGACGGGAGGAAACCCTCCGAATTGCGAAAAGTGCAAGCCCGCATGGGTGTTTTTGCACAGGCCGATGGATCAGCCTATATCGAGCAGGGGAACACCAAGGCCTTGGCGGTGGTGTACGGCCCTCACGAG GTGCGTGGTTCTCGCAGTAAGACCCTACACGACCGTGCTGTCATCAACTGCCAGTACAGTATGGCTACCTTCAGCacagcagagaggaagaggagacccCACGGTGATCGCAAGTCAAGCGAGATGAGCCTTCACCTCAAGCAGACCTTTGAGGCAGCTGTACTGACCCAACTGTACCCTCGCTCCCAGATCGATATCTATGTCaag atcctgcagtcagatggtgggaactaCAGTGCCTGTGTGAATGCTGCTACCCTGGCGGTGATTGATGCAGGCATCCCCATGCGGGactacgtgtgtgcgtgtagcgCTGGCTTTGTGGAGGACACACCCCTGGCGGACCTGTGCCATGCGGAGGAGAGTGGCGGGGGCACCTCGCTGGCCCTCGCTCTGCTGCCCCGAAGCGGCCAGATCGCCCTTCTGCAGATGGATGCCCGTCTGCACCAGGACCACCTGGACCCCCTCATCGAGGCGGCCATGACGGCCTGCAAGGGTCTGAGCGATGTGCTGGACAGTGTGGTCAGGCAGCATCTGCAGGAGGTCTCTGTTCTGACCAGGGACTGA